A single window of Paenibacillus sp. SYP-B4298 DNA harbors:
- a CDS encoding cation diffusion facilitator family transporter codes for MDTKLHAAQAERTASASLMGNAGLALGKALAGGASGSPALLADAVRSAVEAASGSIALLGLRRRGRIAPSEALERMRKAELAAMILVTVVLMVIGLELAVSSFRLLADGLPEAPHWSALAVAAGALLVKRWLLRLPESLPSLLASLITLLGIGAAYAGELSGQAALYYCDPAAGVLVAVLVMYSAYRLLASSVILAPAEQEHQEDTEEFMQFVQRIEGVITIEELHAREHGHYVRLNLRISVNPRISVYEGQEIAKRVKELVLKRFIHVSDVEVVVDPYDPGYPYKSNHDPNQEDAPTLLQ; via the coding sequence ATGGATACGAAACTGCATGCTGCGCAAGCAGAGCGGACGGCAAGCGCCAGCCTGATGGGTAATGCAGGACTGGCCTTGGGCAAGGCGCTCGCTGGCGGCGCCTCGGGTAGCCCGGCTCTGCTGGCAGATGCGGTGCGCAGCGCCGTCGAGGCGGCCTCCGGCTCCATCGCCCTGCTCGGACTGCGCCGCCGCGGACGCATCGCGCCATCCGAAGCATTGGAGCGCATGCGCAAGGCGGAGCTGGCGGCGATGATACTTGTGACTGTGGTGTTGATGGTAATCGGACTGGAGCTTGCTGTGTCCTCATTCCGCCTGCTTGCGGACGGGCTGCCAGAAGCGCCGCACTGGTCGGCACTGGCTGTGGCGGCGGGGGCGCTGCTCGTGAAGCGCTGGCTGCTAAGGCTCCCTGAGAGTCTGCCTTCACTGCTCGCCTCGCTCATTACGCTGCTGGGAATCGGAGCAGCGTATGCAGGCGAGCTAAGCGGGCAGGCTGCACTGTATTATTGTGATCCTGCAGCCGGGGTATTGGTTGCTGTGCTTGTCATGTACAGTGCTTACAGGCTGCTGGCCTCCTCAGTTATCCTGGCGCCTGCCGAGCAGGAGCATCAGGAGGACACAGAGGAGTTCATGCAGTTTGTGCAGCGGATTGAGGGCGTCATTACCATCGAGGAGCTGCACGCCCGAGAACACGGTCATTATGTGCGGCTGAACCTGCGCATCAGTGTCAATCCCCGCATTTCGGTCTATGAGGGACAAGAGATCGCCAAGCGGGTGAAGGAGCTGGTCTTGAAGCGGTTCATCCATGTAAGCGATGTGGAGGTCGTGGTTGACCCTTATGATCCGGGTTATCCTTACAAGTCGAACCATGATCCGAATCAGGAGGATGCGCCGACATTGCTTCAATAA
- the secF gene encoding protein translocase subunit SecF: MHYKWDFTKASKYFIIFSIVITVLGIGSLAFLGFNYGVDFRAGSNVDIVLTKSVPKEDIEKLLSEKNAGHYTLTTGADRVTIRFDDILSDVQQKELRADFTEQLDPGASMEINTVDVAMARELQLNALLALSLASLGILIYISFRFEWRFAVAAIVSLVHDAFIVVSVFSIFRLEVNLTFIVAVLTIIGYSINDTIVIFDRIRENLRFAKIKSPADLAALVNRSIWETLTRSINTVITVVFGALCLYIFGSESIRLFSLAILIGLIAGAYSSIFIASPIWLALRSKAKPKAAKAPATTS, encoded by the coding sequence GTGCACTATAAATGGGATTTTACAAAGGCTAGCAAATATTTTATCATCTTCTCCATCGTCATTACGGTGCTCGGAATTGGTTCGCTTGCTTTCTTGGGCTTTAATTATGGTGTAGATTTCCGCGCTGGGTCTAACGTCGACATCGTGCTGACGAAGTCGGTGCCTAAGGAAGACATCGAGAAGCTGCTCTCGGAGAAAAATGCAGGTCACTATACATTAACGACCGGTGCTGATCGGGTTACGATCCGCTTCGATGATATTCTGAGCGATGTACAGCAGAAGGAGCTGCGCGCGGACTTCACCGAGCAGCTCGATCCTGGAGCCTCGATGGAGATCAATACCGTTGACGTTGCGATGGCTCGCGAGCTGCAGCTTAATGCGCTGCTGGCGCTGTCGCTCGCAAGTCTCGGTATTCTGATCTACATCAGCTTCCGCTTTGAATGGCGCTTCGCGGTGGCGGCGATCGTGTCGCTTGTGCATGATGCCTTCATCGTTGTCAGTGTGTTCTCGATCTTCCGCTTGGAGGTTAATCTGACCTTCATCGTGGCTGTGCTGACGATCATCGGTTACTCGATTAACGATACCATCGTTATTTTTGACCGGATTCGGGAGAATCTGCGCTTTGCCAAGATCAAGTCTCCAGCAGACCTGGCGGCACTTGTTAACCGCAGCATCTGGGAGACGCTGACCCGGTCGATCAATACCGTAATAACGGTAGTGTTCGGCGCGCTCTGTCTGTATATCTTCGGCAGCGAGTCGATCCGCCTGTTCTCGCTGGCGATTCTGATTGGTCTGATCGCGGGCGCCTACTCCTCGATCTTCATTGCAAGCCCGATCTGGCTGGCGCTTAGAAGCAAGGCGAAGCCGAAGGCAGCTAAGGCACCGGCGACAACTTCGTAA